One genomic region from Jilunia laotingensis encodes:
- a CDS encoding aspartate aminotransferase family protein: MNLFDVYPLFDINIVKGKGCHVWDENGTEYLDLYGGHAVISIGHAHPHYVEMISNQVATLGFYSNSVINKLQQEVAARLGKISGYDDYSLFLINSGAEANENALKLASFHTGRTKVISFSKAFHGRTSLAVEATDNPKIIAPINANGHMTYLPLNDTDALKAELSKGDTCAVIIEGIQGVGGIQIPTREFFRELRKACTENGTVLILDEIQSGYGRSGKFFAHQYAGIRPDIITVAKGIGNGFPMAGVLISPMFKPVYGMLGTTFGGNHLACSAALAVMDVIEQEHLVENAATVGGYLLEELKKFPQIKEVRGQGLMIGMEFDQPVKEIRNRLIHEQKVFTGASGTNVIRLLPPLCLSKAEAGEFLSRFKSILD, from the coding sequence ATGAACTTATTCGACGTATATCCCCTTTTCGATATAAACATAGTGAAAGGCAAAGGTTGCCATGTATGGGATGAAAACGGCACGGAATACCTCGACCTCTACGGAGGTCATGCCGTAATCTCCATCGGACATGCCCATCCTCACTATGTAGAAATGATCAGTAACCAAGTAGCTACGCTTGGTTTCTATTCCAATTCCGTCATCAACAAACTGCAACAGGAAGTGGCTGCCCGTCTGGGAAAAATTTCAGGCTATGACGATTATTCACTCTTCCTTATTAACAGCGGTGCGGAAGCGAACGAAAACGCTTTGAAGCTCGCCTCTTTCCATACCGGCAGAACCAAGGTGATCTCTTTCAGCAAAGCTTTCCATGGGCGCACCTCTTTGGCGGTCGAAGCTACGGATAATCCTAAAATCATCGCTCCTATCAATGCCAACGGGCATATGACTTATCTTCCCCTGAACGATACGGATGCCCTGAAAGCCGAACTGTCAAAGGGAGATACGTGTGCTGTCATCATAGAAGGCATTCAGGGAGTAGGCGGCATACAAATACCGACCAGGGAATTCTTCCGGGAACTCCGGAAAGCCTGTACGGAGAACGGCACTGTCCTCATCCTGGATGAAATACAAAGCGGATACGGCCGCAGCGGGAAATTCTTCGCCCATCAGTACGCAGGCATCCGGCCGGATATCATCACCGTAGCCAAAGGAATCGGAAACGGCTTCCCGATGGCAGGGGTATTGATTAGCCCGATGTTCAAACCAGTTTACGGCATGTTGGGAACGACTTTCGGTGGCAATCACCTTGCCTGTTCGGCAGCATTGGCTGTGATGGACGTAATAGAGCAGGAGCATTTGGTAGAAAACGCAGCAACCGTGGGGGGGTATCTGTTGGAAGAACTGAAAAAATTCCCTCAGATCAAGGAAGTACGCGGACAAGGATTGATGATCGGCATGGAATTCGACCAACCCGTGAAAGAGATCCGCAACCGCCTCATCCACGAACAAAAAGTATTTACCGGTGCCAGCGGGACAAATGTCATCCGTCTGTTGCCTCCCCTCTGCCTCAGCAAAGCAGAAGCCGGGGAATTCCTCTCGCGGTTCAAAAGCATACTTGATTAA
- the argR gene encoding arginine repressor has translation MKKKANRLDAIKMIISSKEIGSQEELLQALAAEGFELTQATLSRDLKQLKVAKAATMQGKYVYVLPNDIMYKRSGDQSATEMLMNNGFISMQFSGNLAVIKTRPGYASSMAYDIDNREFSDIIGTIAGDDTILLVLREGADQRSVRSYLSIIIPNIQ, from the coding sequence ATGAAGAAGAAAGCCAACCGTTTAGATGCCATTAAAATGATTATCTCAAGCAAAGAGATAGGTTCTCAGGAAGAGTTGCTGCAAGCACTTGCAGCGGAAGGTTTCGAGTTGACACAAGCCACTCTTTCACGCGATCTGAAGCAACTGAAAGTAGCCAAAGCCGCTACTATGCAGGGTAAATACGTATATGTACTGCCGAACGACATTATGTACAAACGTTCGGGCGATCAAAGTGCAACGGAAATGCTTATGAACAACGGTTTCATCTCCATGCAATTCTCCGGCAACCTGGCTGTCATTAAAACCCGACCCGGATACGCAAGCAGCATGGCATATGACATTGACAACCGTGAATTCAGTGACATTATCGGTACGATTGCCGGTGACGATACCATCTTGCTCGTGTTACGCGAAGGGGCAGACCAACGATCCGTACGCAGCTATCTATCCATCATTATCCCGAATATTCAATAA
- the argC gene encoding N-acetyl-gamma-glutamyl-phosphate reductase, with the protein MIKAGIIGGAGYTAGELIRLLIHHPETEIVFINSSSNAGNKITDVHEGLYGECDLTFTDELPLEDIDVLFFCTAHGDTKKFMESHNIPEDLRIIDLSMDYRIASPEHDFIYGLPELNRRATCKAKHVANPGCFATCIQLGLLPLAKHLMLNEDVMVNAITGSTGAGVKPGATSHFSWRNNNMSVYKAFDHQHVPEIKQSLKQLQNSFDSEIDFIPYRGDFPRGIFATIVVKTKVALDEIVRMYEEYYAKDSFVHIVDKNIDLKQVVNTNKCLLHLEKHGDKLLIISCIDNLLKGASGQAVHNMNLMFNLEETVGLKLKPSAF; encoded by the coding sequence ATGATTAAAGCAGGAATTATCGGTGGTGCAGGATATACGGCAGGCGAATTGATCCGTTTACTCATTCACCATCCCGAAACAGAAATAGTATTTATAAACAGCAGCAGTAATGCCGGCAACAAGATTACCGATGTACACGAGGGCTTATACGGAGAATGCGACCTGACCTTCACCGATGAGCTTCCGCTGGAAGACATCGATGTACTGTTCTTCTGTACCGCACATGGCGACACTAAGAAATTCATGGAAAGCCACAACATACCCGAAGATTTAAGGATCATCGACCTTTCCATGGATTACCGTATCGCTTCGCCGGAACATGACTTCATCTACGGTTTGCCCGAACTGAACCGCCGGGCTACGTGCAAAGCCAAACATGTAGCCAATCCCGGCTGTTTTGCCACCTGCATCCAGTTGGGGCTCCTCCCGTTGGCCAAGCACCTGATGCTGAATGAGGACGTAATGGTAAACGCCATCACCGGAAGCACGGGAGCAGGTGTCAAGCCGGGGGCAACCAGCCATTTCAGCTGGCGCAACAACAACATGAGCGTCTACAAAGCTTTCGACCACCAGCATGTGCCCGAAATCAAGCAGTCGCTGAAGCAACTGCAAAACAGCTTTGATTCCGAGATCGACTTCATCCCGTACCGGGGAGATTTTCCGCGCGGCATCTTCGCCACCATCGTTGTTAAAACGAAAGTTGCCTTGGACGAGATTGTCCGCATGTACGAGGAGTACTATGCAAAAGACTCTTTCGTACACATCGTGGACAAGAACATCGACCTCAAACAGGTAGTCAATACCAACAAATGCCTGTTGCATCTGGAGAAACACGGTGACAAGCTGCTCATCATCTCCTGCATCGACAACCTGCTGAAAGGTGCCAGCGGACAAGCCGTTCACAACATGAACCTGATGTTTAACCTGGAAGAGACAGTAGGATTAAAACTGAAACCTTCCGCTTTCTAA
- a CDS encoding sensor histidine kinase — translation MILSYVATGILFAFGILMSVKYRQLQERTSREKESVSQKLHDSDEILQKLGTCFFLIDKNFVVQKTNYYTLNRLPEDKSIKRVGDLLHCKNAVEAGGCGMHEHCKLCGIRAKISCTFEDGKDFSRFEASMKLLSADRQQILPCDVYVSGTCLNIDGGFRVLLTINDISELKNVERLLLLEKENVLSCDKLKASFIENMSHEVRTPLNAIVGFSSLLATASDKEEKDMYIDIINQNNDRLLKLINDILDLSQIDSGTLNFQYSDFDVNDLLRELYELFKFRLKEKPDITLLCDAGLDPIMIRTERQRVMQVLINLLTNAMKFTQQGEIRFGCQLKEDNEIYFFVTDTGSGIPEDERDKIFNRFIKLDREIPGTGLGLTLSQTIVEKLGGRIGVESQQGIGSTFWFAVPLGAYD, via the coding sequence ATGATATTATCTTACGTTGCTACGGGTATTCTGTTTGCTTTCGGCATTCTTATGAGCGTAAAGTACAGACAGTTGCAGGAAAGAACTTCTCGTGAAAAAGAGAGTGTGTCACAAAAGTTGCATGATTCAGATGAAATATTGCAGAAGTTGGGTACTTGCTTTTTCTTAATCGATAAGAATTTCGTCGTACAAAAAACAAATTACTATACACTCAACCGTCTGCCTGAGGATAAGAGTATAAAGCGGGTCGGGGATTTGTTGCACTGTAAGAATGCAGTGGAGGCAGGAGGATGTGGAATGCATGAACACTGTAAGTTGTGTGGCATACGTGCTAAAATTAGCTGTACCTTTGAGGATGGTAAAGACTTTAGCAGGTTCGAAGCTTCGATGAAGTTACTTAGTGCGGACAGACAACAGATACTCCCGTGTGATGTATATGTGTCAGGCACTTGTCTGAATATTGACGGTGGATTCAGAGTATTACTGACTATAAATGATATTAGCGAACTTAAAAATGTAGAACGCCTTCTTTTATTGGAAAAAGAGAACGTGCTTTCATGTGATAAGCTTAAAGCTTCGTTTATTGAGAATATGAGCCATGAAGTACGGACGCCTCTCAATGCAATTGTCGGCTTTTCAAGTTTATTGGCTACGGCTTCTGATAAAGAAGAAAAGGATATGTATATCGACATTATTAATCAGAATAATGACCGATTGCTGAAATTAATAAATGATATTCTTGATTTGTCGCAGATAGACTCCGGTACTTTGAATTTTCAATATTCCGACTTTGATGTGAATGACCTTTTACGAGAGTTATACGAATTGTTTAAGTTCAGGCTAAAAGAGAAACCGGATATTACGCTGCTTTGCGACGCTGGGCTTGATCCTATTATGATTCGGACAGAACGGCAACGTGTGATGCAAGTTCTTATCAACCTGTTAACAAACGCAATGAAGTTTACTCAGCAAGGAGAGATTCGTTTTGGCTGTCAGTTAAAGGAGGATAATGAAATATACTTTTTTGTAACAGATACAGGTAGTGGCATTCCGGAAGACGAACGGGATAAAATATTCAATCGTTTCATAAAATTAGACCGGGAAATACCTGGGACTGGGCTGGGATTGACACTTTCGCAAACCATTGTTGAGAAGTTAGGCGGACGAATAGGTGTAGAGTCACAGCAAGGGATCGGGTCTACGTTCTGGTTTGCAGTGCCTCTTGGAGCATACGATTAA
- a CDS encoding GNAT family N-acetyltransferase produces the protein MDTQQIDVMVADASHEVYVDTILETIRNAAKVRGTGIAERTHEYVATKMKEGKAIIALEGEKFAGFTYIESWGNKQYVATSGLIVHPDYRGLGLAKRIKQASFLLARLRWPKAKIFSLTSGAAVMKMNTELGYVPVTFNELTDDDAFWKGCEGCTNHDILVSKNRKFCICTAMLYDPEDPKNMKKEQERNNI, from the coding sequence ATGGATACTCAACAAATAGATGTTATGGTAGCCGACGCCTCACACGAGGTATACGTTGACACTATTTTGGAGACAATCAGAAATGCAGCTAAAGTTCGCGGGACAGGTATTGCAGAGCGTACACACGAATATGTTGCCACCAAGATGAAGGAAGGAAAAGCAATCATTGCCCTTGAAGGAGAGAAATTCGCTGGTTTCACTTACATTGAATCATGGGGGAACAAGCAATATGTGGCTACTTCCGGATTGATCGTACATCCCGACTATCGCGGGCTGGGCCTAGCGAAACGTATCAAACAAGCCTCCTTCCTGTTAGCTCGCCTACGATGGCCCAAGGCAAAGATATTCAGCCTCACCAGCGGTGCAGCGGTGATGAAGATGAATACGGAACTGGGTTACGTGCCCGTCACTTTCAATGAACTGACGGATGATGACGCTTTCTGGAAAGGATGCGAAGGATGCACCAATCATGACATCCTCGTATCAAAGAACCGCAAGTTCTGCATCTGCACCGCAATGCTTTACGATCCGGAAGACCCCAAGAATATGAAAAAAGAACAAGAAAGAAATAATATTTAA
- a CDS encoding helix-turn-helix domain-containing protein, which yields MNDQIRQIAERLRGLRDVLELTADDIARDCDITADEYLLAETGDYDISVSMLQKIARNYGIALDALMFGEEPKMSTYFLTRAGKGTSIERTKAYKYQSLAAGFMNRNADPFIVTVEPNDNPIHYNSHSGQEFTLVLEGRMMISIDGKELVLNQGDSLYFNSKLPHGMKALDGKTVRFLSVIM from the coding sequence ATGAACGACCAAATCAGACAAATAGCTGAACGCTTGCGCGGACTGCGCGATGTATTGGAACTCACAGCGGATGATATTGCCCGCGACTGTGATATCACCGCTGACGAATACCTTTTGGCAGAAACTGGAGACTATGATATCTCCGTGAGTATGCTGCAAAAGATCGCGCGCAACTACGGCATCGCGCTCGATGCACTCATGTTCGGTGAAGAGCCCAAGATGAGTACGTACTTCCTCACCCGCGCAGGGAAAGGAACCAGCATCGAACGCACCAAAGCCTATAAATACCAGTCGCTCGCCGCGGGATTCATGAACCGCAATGCCGACCCGTTCATCGTGACAGTAGAACCGAACGACAACCCCATACACTACAACAGCCACAGCGGTCAGGAATTCACCTTGGTACTCGAAGGGCGGATGATGATCAGCATAGACGGAAAAGAACTGGTACTCAACCAAGGCGACAGCCTCTATTTCAACTCAAAACTTCCACACGGCATGAAAGCGCTCGATGGCAAGACCGTGCGTTTCCTCTCCGTAATAATGTAA
- a CDS encoding argininosuccinate synthase produces the protein MEKKKKVVVAFSGGLDTSFTVMYLAKEKGYEVYAACANTGGFSPEQLKQNEENAYKLGAVKYVTLDVTQEYYEKSLKYMIFGNVLRNGTYPISVSSERIFQALAIARYANEIGADAIAHGSTGAGNDQIRFDMTFLVLAPGVEIITLTRDMALSRQEEIDYLNKNGFSADFTKLKYSYNVGLWGTSICGGEILDSTQGLPETAYLKQVTKEGSEQLRLEFKNGELCAVNGEVFDDKIKAIQKVEEIGAPYGIGRDMHVGDTIIGIKGRVGFEAAAPMLIIGAHRFLEKYTLSKWQQYWKDQVANWYGMFLHESQYLEPVMRDIEAMLQESQRNVNGTVILELHPLCFSTIGVDSKDDLVKNKFGEYGEMQKGWTAEDAKGFIKVTSTPLRAYYANHKDEII, from the coding sequence ATGGAGAAGAAGAAGAAAGTAGTAGTAGCATTCAGTGGAGGTCTCGACACCTCGTTTACTGTGATGTATCTGGCTAAGGAAAAAGGGTATGAAGTGTATGCCGCTTGTGCCAATACCGGTGGTTTCAGTCCGGAACAACTGAAACAGAACGAAGAAAATGCTTATAAACTGGGTGCCGTCAAATACGTAACGCTCGACGTCACGCAGGAGTATTACGAAAAGAGCCTGAAATATATGATATTCGGCAATGTTCTCCGTAATGGCACTTATCCTATCTCCGTCAGTTCCGAACGTATCTTCCAGGCACTGGCAATCGCCCGTTATGCAAACGAGATCGGTGCGGACGCTATCGCACACGGCTCTACGGGAGCCGGTAACGATCAGATTCGTTTCGATATGACGTTCCTGGTACTTGCCCCGGGGGTAGAAATCATTACCCTGACCCGCGACATGGCATTGAGCCGTCAGGAAGAGATCGACTACCTGAACAAGAACGGGTTCAGCGCCGACTTCACGAAATTGAAATACTCTTATAATGTAGGGCTTTGGGGCACATCGATCTGTGGCGGAGAGATTCTCGACTCTACGCAGGGGCTGCCTGAAACAGCTTACCTGAAGCAAGTGACCAAGGAGGGAAGCGAACAACTACGCCTTGAATTCAAGAATGGAGAACTCTGTGCCGTCAACGGTGAAGTGTTCGATGACAAAATCAAAGCCATCCAGAAAGTAGAAGAGATCGGTGCCCCTTACGGAATCGGGCGCGACATGCACGTAGGCGATACGATTATCGGTATCAAAGGACGTGTAGGGTTCGAGGCTGCCGCTCCGATGCTGATTATCGGTGCCCACCGTTTCCTTGAAAAATACACGCTGAGCAAATGGCAGCAGTACTGGAAAGACCAGGTAGCCAACTGGTATGGCATGTTCCTTCACGAAAGCCAATACCTCGAACCGGTGATGCGCGACATCGAAGCCATGCTTCAAGAGTCACAACGGAACGTTAACGGTACGGTCATCCTCGAACTGCATCCACTTTGCTTCTCTACCATCGGAGTAGACTCCAAAGATGATCTGGTGAAGAACAAATTCGGTGAATACGGAGAGATGCAAAAAGGCTGGACTGCCGAAGATGCCAAAGGATTTATCAAGGTGACTTCCACCCCGCTACGTGCATATTATGCGAACCACAAAGACGAAATTATTTAA
- the proC gene encoding pyrroline-5-carboxylate reductase, protein MKVAIIGAGNMGSAIARGLARQSGTEREIIVSNPSNGKLEKLKADFPVIQTTNDNAEAANNADVIIVAVKPWLMEKVLSPLRLKRSQILVSLAAGICFDDLAHFCGEPEMAIFRVVPNTAIAERASMTLISARNASDKQKQLLMDMFNEMGLAMMIQESKLAAATSLTSCGIAYVLKYVQAAMQAGIEMGISPKDAMTMIAQSLEGAAEILLNNDTHPSVEIDKVTTPGGITIKGINELEHAGFTSAVIRAMKASKS, encoded by the coding sequence ATGAAAGTAGCTATCATTGGTGCAGGAAATATGGGTTCCGCCATAGCACGCGGTTTAGCCCGGCAGTCAGGAACAGAACGTGAAATCATCGTTTCAAATCCTAGTAACGGCAAGTTGGAGAAGCTGAAAGCAGACTTCCCCGTCATCCAAACGACCAACGACAATGCGGAAGCGGCCAACAATGCCGATGTCATTATTGTTGCCGTTAAACCTTGGTTGATGGAAAAGGTACTCTCCCCGCTCCGCCTGAAACGTTCACAGATACTCGTCTCATTGGCAGCCGGCATCTGTTTCGACGACCTGGCACACTTCTGCGGAGAACCTGAGATGGCTATCTTCCGTGTCGTGCCCAATACGGCCATTGCCGAACGTGCCAGCATGACGCTCATCTCCGCACGCAACGCATCCGATAAGCAGAAACAGCTTCTGATGGACATGTTCAACGAAATGGGCTTGGCAATGATGATACAAGAATCCAAGCTGGCTGCCGCCACCTCCCTGACTTCCTGTGGCATAGCCTACGTATTGAAGTATGTACAGGCCGCCATGCAGGCAGGCATTGAAATGGGCATCTCTCCCAAGGATGCCATGACCATGATCGCCCAGTCCCTTGAAGGAGCTGCGGAAATATTGTTGAACAACGACACCCATCCAAGCGTCGAAATAGACAAAGTCACTACTCCCGGAGGAATCACGATCAAAGGTATCAACGAACTGGAACATGCCGGATTCACCTCGGCAGTGATCAGAGCCATGAAAGCGAGCAAATCCTGA